A window of Punica granatum isolate Tunisia-2019 chromosome 8, ASM765513v2, whole genome shotgun sequence genomic DNA:
TGTAATAAACATCATTACGGTAGAGATACTGAGAATATTGCTCATGGCTAAATTACATAAGCACGAGGCTAATAAGCTACTCGAGCATATTATTGTGCGGACGTACCTGAATTGGAGTCATATCCCGTTCCATATAATCAAGTGGGGTCCACGAGGCGATCTTGGCGCAGGTACTGGAGCCGAGGATGCAGTTCCTGATGGTGCTCCAGTACTGGGGGTCTGTGACTCGCTCCCTGAACCAAGGGGAGTAGTCGGCAAGCCGGTACTCTCGGTAGTTCTTTCCAGGGACCTGGATGCCACCACCTGAACCCGTGACGACCAGGCCGAATATCGTGATGCCCATGAGGGCAGCGATGAGGAACAGCATGACCAGCAGGTAGAACCACAGAGCCCAGACCACATGGAAACATGCCCCAATGAATCCCGCTAGGGAAACAACCAGTACAATGAAGCCGATGACGAGGAGCGGCATCTGGAGGAAGTTCTCGCATGTCGTGCTGCTCCTTGCCATCCACAGCCCTGCCCCGATGATCGGTATTGACGCCAGGAGCGTAATCAGGTTTAGGAACCCGATCACCGTGTTGCTGAACCGATACATCTTCCAAGCTCAACGCTCAATCCCTCCTCTGCTTTCTCTGTTAATCCTCTGTTTATCTGTGTGCGTAGATATCCTTACTTTTATGTCTTTGCAAATCGGGAGACCATTTGGGCAGAGCTTTTGATGTGTCTGCCCTGCTTTTCCCTGCAGTCTTATATTCCCTCCACTTTATGTCTAATTGACTTGAACAATAATTCCTATCTTATCCTATCAAATGTAAATAACATTCATGTATTCCGATCGAACTTGTAAGATACGGTTCATGTCTACCTATATGACTGATATCGAGACTAGCTACTCGAAGTTCGACTAAACTTATGAGTTCCACCTAGAGTGAGGTCACCAGTGAAAAGCTTGCGGGGTCAccgaaggaaaaaagaaaaaagaaaaaagtttgcCGGGATAAGTTGCAAAAATCACGTAGATTTCGAAATAACGAAGAGGAAGTTATTTTTTCGAGGTTCATATCAGCCACAAACTGTCCCATTCAGAGAACAAAATTCTTCTGAAATATTATGGAGGAAGAATCTGTTCCCGCCTCCATTACCCAAGGCAAGGAAAGAATATCAGATCAGAGACAGATTATATAGGGAAATTTTGGCAATGGTTTAAATTTCTGATGGGCCCCAGTTCAGGACCAGAGTTTGGTCAGTTTTTCATAAAGCTGGGGGTGGAAGAATAAATGAGATTCTTTGATCAATACCCTTTgtcgataaataaacaaaagtgATCAAAGAAACTCTCTTTGTTTAATGCTCCGTTTGATTCTCTCGCGGCTCCACAAGGCCATGATATAGTATCGGCATCCTGGGTCGGGTGCAAAGATCCTTCTTTCTACTCATGCTTTTCTCGTACATCGAGAAGAGCCGAGCTACGAGCGGATACCCGGAAAGCTTGTTCAAGAGAGGAATCTTGGTTGGGAGGACAGTTATTGACTGTGTGAGATAAAGAAACAGTGAAGAAGGAAATTTGTTAAGAGTAACTTTCCATCGATGAATCTGCAGCTTTATTCTATATGCTCTACAGTATGGGATGATCGACTTGGGGAAGATTTCAAAACAGAAAAGGGGGGAGTGAAATTCGAAGAATATATCTGTCTTCAAATGTTTAGCAATGGTGGGAAAAACGACCGCAAATAATGCTTCATTTGGTTCTGTTTTTTTCCGGAAATCTTTCGCATAGTAGTATTGCATCCAAAGTGAACTACATTACTTGCTTTTTGCTGGGCATGGGTGTACCCTCCAAGAACGATCTGAAAAGAATAAATGCTTGCCGAGGGCGATGGAGCGGGACCTCGTGCCCTGCTCCTGTGACTGTCACCAGTGTCAGCCCCTCGTACACTTGGCTCCATCCGCCCACCTACGTTATCAAGCAACAGATCACAACACGAGAAAAACTGCCTAAAGATTGCTTCTGATACAAAATATGATGCCTAAGCTAGATTCTCGATTCAACTAGCAGGAGAGGTTTAAAGAGAGCGAAAAACCAAAAGCAAAACACGGAAGTTGTACAACGAAATTAATGACCTTGCTGAGTTGGAATACTGGGTAGTGCCTAATTTCAGATATCCAGGGTGGAACGAAAAATTGAGACAGGTCGTGCAGCAAAGGATATACGAGTTTGTGAGTTGTAAAAATACTAACCTTTACATTCTCATACCAAGGGTACCAGTTCACAACAGTAGAAAGATTCAACGCATCAATGGAGTATCGAGTTGCAGTCACGGGAACCACCGAATCAGTGTCCCCACTGCCAGATAATTCTCAGCGTAATTCAGCTTAATGGTCTCAAGGAATTTTcctatgaaaagaaaatgacctATCATTAGAGAAACTTGCCTGAATACCCATATTCTAAGACCAGCAGCAATGAGTTGTCGATAGATAGGAAGCATCGACAGTGGAGAATCTCCCCAGTGGTCTCCAACGGTATCACTGAATAAGAGGAATACTGCTCTGTTAAATCTTATTGCGGGAACAAAAGCAAGGAAACAAACTACGAGGTATTGAAGAGATAAAAAAACGTGCCTGCAAGTTTCCCATGGATATGGAATCCCGGTCACATTAGCATGAAGGGCGTTCTGAACTTCCGGGATGTTAAAGTAGACCGTAGAGTACCTCTCGGTGCAAGGATCATACGCTCTATGCATCATCCATGGCTAGGTTTTGAAGCAGTGGCAAAGTCAATCAAGCTGAACTCCATAACCGGTTTGAAAGGACAAATATATGTAGAGGGTTCAATCTATCATAAAGTAGAACCATTTCCTTTTCAGGAGCTATCTACAATTTATTCAAGAAATAGTTTGATACGTTCCTCCAGTTAATTAGGATGCACAAGAACTAAGCCGTGCCTGCTGACTACTCTACTGCTCATCATCCAAGTATTCTATCTTAACACTACATGGATAGCAAGAAACCCGACTTTTCATCATTAACCAGGTCTATTGAAGCCGCACAACGATAGTTGGATATGCAACAAACAGGCTTAAGGAGTTGAATGGTAATAGAAACATCAAAGGGGAGGCTCCTGATCACTTACATAGCGACTTTTTGTGTGGCGTCTCTGAGACACAGAACCGTTGCAAACTGGAGTGAAAATGCTGTAGGGATCAATATTACCGAGTTCTGCATCGGCGACATCCATAGCGTCCTCGCACTCCTCGGAAGGATGCTCAGAGGATCCATAGTCACATACAGCTTGTAGGGTTTCATAGGTTGTGTCGGATATCAAACCGTGGGTCCACCAATACTCGAAGGTGCCGACATAATCATGATAATCATCAGTAACTGCATTTCCCACCTATAGAAATCAAACCTGAAACTTGTTTCTTATTTCCCATCAATGATTCGGTATCGGAGCCTAAAAATCATCCAGTACGCAATTCGCTCCTTACCAAGAAACCTTTGAAGTTGATTGATGGGTTCTCGATCCCTTTATTCCTTTCATAGATAATCTGAGACAACTGGGGAACATAGTGACCTGCAA
This region includes:
- the LOC116188459 gene encoding serine carboxypeptidase-like 27 yields the protein MSCLLKNMYRISETFSSSELIRVLYLVLLFFQTCFSISSVLQDQERDRISELPGQPVNVGFDQYSGYVTVNQTAGRALFYWLVGAPNTLGHKSRPLVLWLNGGPGCSSVAYGAAEEIGPFRIQPDGRTLDLNPYAWNKLANLLFLDSPAGVGFSYSNTTSDLYTAGDQRTGKSSIHVFLVNWFKRFPQYKHRDFYIAGESYAGHYVPQLSQIIYERNKGIENPSINFKGFLVGNAVTDDYHDYVGTFEYWWTHGLISDTTYETLQAVCDYGSSEHPSEECEDAMDVADAELGNIDPYSIFTPVCNGSVSQRRHTKSRYPWMMHRAYDPCTERYSTVYFNIPEVQNALHANVTGIPYPWETCSDTVGDHWGDSPLSMLPIYRQLIAAGLRIWVFSGDTDSVVPVTATRYSIDALNLSTVVNWYPWYENVKVGGWSQVYEGLTLVTVTGAGHEVPLHRPRQAFILFRSFLEGTPMPSKKQVM
- the LOC116188457 gene encoding tetraspanin-6, giving the protein MYRFSNTVIGFLNLITLLASIPIIGAGLWMARSSTTCENFLQMPLLVIGFIVLVVSLAGFIGACFHVVWALWFYLLVMLFLIAALMGITIFGLVVTGSGGGIQVPGKNYREYRLADYSPWFRERVTDPQYWSTIRNCILGSSTCAKIASWTPLDYMERDMTPIQSGCCKPPTACTYNTAVMPAGQDPDCFRWNGAPTMLCYECDSCKAGVLEDIRRDWHKISVLNIVVLMMLIGIYSIGCCAFRNARRAETNYPHGENRMSKVRPRWDYYWWRWWHDFKEWLY